Below is a window of Leptolyngbya sp. CCY15150 DNA.
GAAGCTATTTACACGGGTTTAGGGCCTGCAACTCCCGGCACCATTGAAGTACAGGGTGCAATAGGCGACAATCCATCCTTGGCTTCTGGCCTGGATGTGGATATGTTTAGTGTGCAACTGAATGCGGGCGATCGCTTAATTATTGATGTAGATGCCCATCAGTTCGGTGGATCCCTGGATTCAGGACTGCGGATCTTTGACGCTTTGGGCAATGAATTGCTTCTCAGTGATGATAATCCAGCGCCCGGTGAATCTTTCTCCTTCGATCCATACCTTGAATTCACCGCTACGGAAACGGGTAACTACTATATCGGTCTGAGCGGATACTGGAACTACGACTACAACCCGTTTCTTGCCGGTAGTGGCACCCCAGGCAGCACTGGGGACTACACCATGATCATGACGGTTGAGTCAGGACTCTCTACCCCAGTCACCCCTGGTTTTAGCAGTATCTATGGCTATGGTTTGGTGAATGCAGCGGCGGCTGTTGCGGCGGCCATTGATGAGCCTACCTTCCCCGATCAGCCCAACCTCGGGGGCAATCTCTGGGGCCTAGATAGGGTGAATGCGCCGGAAGCCTGGAGCCAAGGCTACACGGGCGAAGGAATGGTAGTAGCTGTGCTGGATACCGGGGTAGATTGGCTACACCCTGACCTCAGCGCCAATATCTGGGTCAACCAGGCTGAAGTTCCTGGCAATGGCATCGATGATGATAGCAATGGTTTTGTTGACGATGTCCGTGGCTGGGATTTTGTCAATGATGATAATACTCCAGATGACGTAGATGGCCATGGCACCCATGTCTCCGGTACCATCGCAGGGCTGAATAATGGGTTTGGCATTACTGGCGTTGCCTATGATGCCGCTATCATGCCTGTCCGCGTCATCGGAGACTGGGCAGAACAGGATGAATATGAGTACCTGAGAGCGATCGCTGATGGAATTTACTATGCGGTAGACAACGGTGCCCATGTCATCAATATGAGTCTGGGCTACGACCCATCGTGGTTCCCCGGCGGTGTGCTGCCCCCGGAAGCTACGGAGGTTGAAGCAGCTCTTCAGTATGCATCCCAACAGGGCACAGTGGTGATCATGGCAGCCGGTAATGACTATAGCTCCCTGCCAGGATATCCAGCCATTCATGCTCTAGACTGGGGAATGGCAATTGGGGCCGTGGATGAGTTTAATCAAATGGCCGACTTCTCAAACTACGCTGGCTCAACACCTCTGGACTATGTGGTCGCTCCTGGTGTAGATGTCTATTCGACCCTGCCTAATGGTAATTTTGGGGTTTTCAGCGGCACCTCAATGGCAGCTCCCCACGTTGCTGGAGTAGCAGCCTTGGTGATGCAAGCCAATCCTAATCTAACAGCGGCTGAGGTAGAAAACATCTTAGTCAGCACTGCTAACCCTGCAGGAATTACGGTGTAGTTCTGTCGCGACCTCATCGTAGGCACGAGTGATTCATCCGAACGTCCCTCTTGATCAAGGGGGACGTTTTATGTAGGAGGTTGGCTCGATAGCAGGTGAATCCTCTTTTGTCACTCTTGGAAAAGAGGAGATCAAACCCTCAGTCTCTCGTCAGATGTCCCTAGCTGTGACGAGAATTCGTTGGGATGTCGCCAAGAGATAGAGGGATGAGAGATCTCCCTAGCTTTCTTTGAGGAAAACTCTCGATGGTTAAATCTGTGTTTTCTCGCAAGACTCTAGGTCTAGAAAACCACGAACCAGATCGAAGGTAAACCCAAGATAGATGTATTCCATAAAGTTTCTGTGAAGATGGCGGATTGTTTCTTCACAGAAACTTGATAAATTAAATCCCTGTATTTTTATGATTTTCTTTGCGTTTTAATGTCATGGTTTTTGCGTATAATTGCTTGTATAGCCTGTTACTTATGTGTCATTGTTGTAAGGAAAATGCAAAGACTTGAAACGTTTGTTTACATGGATGTTTAGGTTTAATCAGCAATTAGCCGTAGAAGTCTATTGTATTACTTGTGACTTAGATTGCTTAATGGTGGGCTATTGAACGCCTTGCTTGCTGGGCTGAAATGTCTAAATCATGGAGTGATGAAGATAACCTTTCAACGATTGCTTCTAGCGCTTGGAAAGGCTATCATCTTTGAGCCTTGCTAAATCGTCATTTTAGCCAGACATTATTTGGATAGTTGGCTTGTAAAATCCTGGCATTGTTAAGTTTCGCGGAATCGTCATTGCACTGGCCATCCCTATTGACCTAGCTATCATTCTGTTTCAGGCAACTACTGGTCAATCCTTTATCGTTTGTGGGCTAATTCAGGTAGACGGGGTTGATGGTTTCTACGTTTGATCGTCTGAGATCCTGGTCAACGCAACTGAGAATCCAGGTACAAATTTTCTATAAATTACACAAACGCAGGGTACTAGTATATGGTGACTATTAACTTAACGGATACAACCTACAATCAGGCTTTTGACGACTTGCCCGTATTTGGCCTCACCGGCAGCGCGTTACCAACGGGCTGGTCATTTCTGGAAGCCGGATCGGGCAATGCCGTGTACAGCATTAACAATGGCAGCTTCTCGACGGGCAACACCTATCTCTATGGGGCTGGCAGTGGTGCCAACAATGATCCTGAAAGAGCCTTGGGTGGACTGCGCTCTGCCACAGTGGTTCCTACCGTTGGCGCAAATTTCACCAACACCACCGATTCCACGATCACAGGTCTTGATATTTCCTATGTGGGTGAGTTGTGGCGCTTAGGGACGCCTGGGCAAGAGGATCGCTTAGATTTTCAATACAGCTTAGATGCCAGTTCCCTCGATACAGGAAGCTGGGTGGACGTTGATGAGCTTGATTTTACGACGCCTAACACGACGGGATCAGCGGGGGCACGGAATGGTAATGCGGCTGAAAACCAGGCTAATATCAGCGGTCTGATCGCCGGTCTTGAAATTGCGCCGGGAGAGACGGTCTGGATTCGCTGGACTGATGCTGCAGTTCCCGGTGCAAATGATGGCCTGGCCGTAGATGACTTTTCACTGACGCCACTGTTTGAGGCTCCTCCAGTCAGTGATATACAGATCACCGAGTTTATGTATGCAGGTGGTGCTGGTGAGTTCATTGAGTTGACCAATGTGGGGACGGCACCTGTCGATATGACGGGCTGGAGCTATAGCGATAGTGCGCGTCTACCCGGCTCTTTCTCGTTGGACGGGTTTGGCTTGGTGCAGCCGGGTGAGTCGGTGATTCTCACCCAGGCCAGTGAAGCAGATTTCCGAGCAGCTTGGGGACTGGATGTCTCCTTTAAAGTCATAGGTGACCTTGACGTTCAAAACCTTCTCAGGCGCAATAATGAGATCAACTTATATGATGCAGAGGGGAACTTAAGCGATCGCCTCACCTATGGCGATCAAGACTTTCCCGGCACCATTCGCACGCAAAATGTCAGCGGTTGGACAACCCTAGACAATCTAGATGCCACAGAGATTAATGATGGTTGGCTGCTATCGAGCATCAATGATCCACAAAACTCTCGGGAAGGAGGGGGCTCTATTGGCAGCCCCGGCGTTTTCAACGCTGGCCAACCCGGCATTGTCTTGATTGAGTCGGCAGCCCAGACGGATGTGGAAGAGGGTGGTGCGACGGATACCTACGCGATCGCTCTCCGCAGCCAGCCGAGTGCTGAGGTTGTGATTACCATTAACCCCAATGGTCAAACCAGCACCAATGTCACCACGTTGATCTTTACGCCAGACAACTGGAATGTGGCGCAAACGGTGATCGTTACGGCGGTCGATGATGATGTGTTTGAGGGAGATCACACGGGTAGCATTACCCATACAGTTACAAGTGACGATGATACCTATGATGGTATTAGCGTTCGTCCTGTGACGGCTAACATCACGGATAACGACAGCCCACCGCCTCTCGTCAATGGTCTGCCTGCTACCCAATACATCAACAGTCGGGGAGTTGTTGTCGGCCCTGCCTATCAAATGGGTGAACTCTATGCTGGAGAGCTATTCAGCAACTCTGACGGAACGGATAACCCAAACGATACAATGGCTGGCACGGATGGAGATGACAACATCTGGGGCGGCCTTGAAGGCAACGATACCATTGATGCTGGTGACGGTAACAATATCGTTGGTTTTGGTAATGGTGACGCTTGGGTTCGGGTTGGTGACGGAGATGATTTTGTCTATGCGGTTGGTGATGGTGGCGGTGATAATATCGTTGACTTGGGGCTTGGCACCAATAGTTTTTGGGCAGTAGGAGGCAACAATACGATTACGGCTAGAGGTAGCAATGTCATCGGTATTGGCATCGGTAATGACACGGTTACGACAGGTGCCGGCAACGATTTTATCTACAGTGTTAATGGTGGCGGTGGGACTAATAGTTTACGACTCGGAAGTGGTGCCAATGAAGTTTGGCTAGAAGGCGGAGACTATACCATCGTCACCGGTCGTGACAATGACGTGCTCGGCCTTGGCACAGGGACGGATATCGTTAATGCTGGTGATGGAGACAACATCATTTACATGGTTAATCCGGATCTTCCTGCCGGTAATAAAACCATCCAGACCGGAGCCGGAGATGACTACATAGCTACTGGATCTGGAGATGATCTCTTGGATGGTGGTGCTGGCAACAATATCTTATTGGGTGGAATTGGATCTGATACGTTTGTTATCAGCAATGGGGCATCTAACTACATCGGTGATTTTGAATTGGGTATTGATCAAATCCAGCTCATTGATGTAGAGTTCGAACAACTCAGTTTTATTCAAGGACAAGGGGATACGGCCCTCGATGCTTTCATCGCTGTTGACGATGTAATTTTGGCTCAGGTCGCTAATCTTGAGGCAAGTCAGCTTGGCACAATCGCGAACTTTGTCTAAATAAGATAAAAGTTGATGATGATGTCAAACGGTGCATGATGCCTATTCGCCGACGGTTTTGGCTCCTTGCCCTATTGGCTACGCTGTGGGCGATCGCTATTATGGCTTGCGATCGCCTCCCTCAATCTAATTCGCCGCCTCTGCGCGTAGCCTTTAACCTTTGGCCAGGCTATTTTCCGATGGTCTTGGCCCAAGAGCGTGGATATTTCGCTGAGCAAGGGATAGAGGTAGAGCTGAGCTTAGTGGGGGGCACGATCATGAGTGATTTTCGAGAGGGCCGCTATGATGGGCTAGCCATGACGATTGGGAATGCCATTACCACAGCGCCTGAGCAACCAATTCGGATTGTGATGGCGCTGGATGATTCCATGGGGGCCGATGCGGTAGTAGCTAGCTCTGAGATTGAAGCGATCGCTGATCTGCAGGGGCAATCCGTTGGGGCGACCCTAGGGGGCTTTGGCGAATTATTCCTTGAGCAAATGCTAGATTCTGTCGGTCTCAGCCGGGAAGAGGTTACTTTTGTCGAATCTGATCCTAGTGAGGTACCGGAAGAATTGGGCGATCGCCTGATCCAAGCGGGGCATACCTGGGAGCCCCATGTCTCTCGTGCTGTGGAGCAGGGTAACCGGATTTTATTTACTAGTGCGGAGACGCCAGGTTTAATTACCGATGTGGTTTTCTTCAAGGAATCAGTGATCAGCGATCGCCCAGATGATGTTCGTGCTTTTGTTAGAGCTTGCTTTCAAGCGATTGAAACCTGGCAGGAAGATATCTCAGGGGGAACAGCCTTAATTGCAGATGCTCTAGACTTAGAGGCTGATGATATTTCCCTGGATGGCATTCGTCTGTTGACCTTGGCAGATAATCAACGGCGGTTTGATCCAAGTGATGAAAGCTCGCTCTATCAAAATACTCAGCTTTATACAGACTTTTTCTTGCGCACGGATGCTATCACGGCACCCATTGATCTCGATCGGCTGATCGACGATGCTTTTTTGAACTTGACTGACTTGTGATCTTATCCTGAGAGATGGCCGAGGCCTCTCCCTGAATAGCGATTCTGACCAAATTTAATATCCAATTTAATGTCAATAGACTATCCCTGCTCAAACAGAACAAGGGATAGTCTACAGAGTAGTCTAGAAAGTCTTCATGAGCTAGGGTTGAACTGTATGAGCTCCAGATGCGATCGCTCCTTCTGATGATGCATCAACGGATGAATCAACGGGGTCATCAGACGATTGCAGCAGGTGCGATCGCCTGATAAGGCTAGCTAAAGCTTTTGCTTAACGATGCGTTGCCTTAACGATCAGGTGCCTGACGATCTGTTCAACTGATCAAGATAAACCCTAGGATTTGGGTTGACGTGGATAATGGACTACGATAATCGACACCTCCGGACAGCGGCGGGCGATCGCTTCTGGGGCTCGTCCTAGTAAGGGTTCACCCATACGATGGCTGCTGGCCGTGAGCAGGAGGAGATCCTCTGGTTCCAGTTGACGAGTCACCTTGGCGATCGAATTCCCCTGGATGGTGTCAACCCGTAGATCGGGATCCAAGTCTAGATCTCTGTAGCGACT
It encodes the following:
- a CDS encoding ABC transporter substrate-binding protein, with protein sequence MPIRRRFWLLALLATLWAIAIMACDRLPQSNSPPLRVAFNLWPGYFPMVLAQERGYFAEQGIEVELSLVGGTIMSDFREGRYDGLAMTIGNAITTAPEQPIRIVMALDDSMGADAVVASSEIEAIADLQGQSVGATLGGFGELFLEQMLDSVGLSREEVTFVESDPSEVPEELGDRLIQAGHTWEPHVSRAVEQGNRILFTSAETPGLITDVVFFKESVISDRPDDVRAFVRACFQAIETWQEDISGGTALIADALDLEADDISLDGIRLLTLADNQRRFDPSDESSLYQNTQLYTDFFLRTDAITAPIDLDRLIDDAFLNLTDL
- a CDS encoding DVUA0089 family protein, whose translation is MTDVFAPAIEQDWLNLEVSHGAKELAPTHYGLPDLTHPFASPSLLSLRDAIAALGPLVDQSPHDLRSYDPSLVTLPSDDSSLADGTDSVLGSLTEQSLVGNLSDSILLAPNRATAVINRQGEAGTDDALSTALSTGLYSGLSELTINGTIGGTNHLAPDLDVDFYSVSLQAGDRLLIDIDAELLGTSLDSGLRLFDAAGNELAWSDDDQAPGEEFTFDSYLDFTANTTGTYYIGVSGYPNFDYSPLVPYSGSSSSRGDYQLNLTLTPYAREQNDLITQGILTGLSSSNPGQVQFTGVIGDSPNVSPTFDRDFFHVRLDAGDVLTVDIDAFAQGTWLDSVVRVFDANGNEVAFSDDAAAPGETLSYDPYLQFTAQQTGNYYIGISGYGNDLYDPFDLFSGVSGSTGEYTLTLDVAHNLSSDESNDTLTEAIYTGLGPATPGTIEVQGAIGDNPSLASGLDVDMFSVQLNAGDRLIIDVDAHQFGGSLDSGLRIFDALGNELLLSDDNPAPGESFSFDPYLEFTATETGNYYIGLSGYWNYDYNPFLAGSGTPGSTGDYTMIMTVESGLSTPVTPGFSSIYGYGLVNAAAAVAAAIDEPTFPDQPNLGGNLWGLDRVNAPEAWSQGYTGEGMVVAVLDTGVDWLHPDLSANIWVNQAEVPGNGIDDDSNGFVDDVRGWDFVNDDNTPDDVDGHGTHVSGTIAGLNNGFGITGVAYDAAIMPVRVIGDWAEQDEYEYLRAIADGIYYAVDNGAHVINMSLGYDPSWFPGGVLPPEATEVEAALQYASQQGTVVIMAAGNDYSSLPGYPAIHALDWGMAIGAVDEFNQMADFSNYAGSTPLDYVVAPGVDVYSTLPNGNFGVFSGTSMAAPHVAGVAALVMQANPNLTAAEVENILVSTANPAGITV
- a CDS encoding lamin tail domain-containing protein; the protein is MVTINLTDTTYNQAFDDLPVFGLTGSALPTGWSFLEAGSGNAVYSINNGSFSTGNTYLYGAGSGANNDPERALGGLRSATVVPTVGANFTNTTDSTITGLDISYVGELWRLGTPGQEDRLDFQYSLDASSLDTGSWVDVDELDFTTPNTTGSAGARNGNAAENQANISGLIAGLEIAPGETVWIRWTDAAVPGANDGLAVDDFSLTPLFEAPPVSDIQITEFMYAGGAGEFIELTNVGTAPVDMTGWSYSDSARLPGSFSLDGFGLVQPGESVILTQASEADFRAAWGLDVSFKVIGDLDVQNLLRRNNEINLYDAEGNLSDRLTYGDQDFPGTIRTQNVSGWTTLDNLDATEINDGWLLSSINDPQNSREGGGSIGSPGVFNAGQPGIVLIESAAQTDVEEGGATDTYAIALRSQPSAEVVITINPNGQTSTNVTTLIFTPDNWNVAQTVIVTAVDDDVFEGDHTGSITHTVTSDDDTYDGISVRPVTANITDNDSPPPLVNGLPATQYINSRGVVVGPAYQMGELYAGELFSNSDGTDNPNDTMAGTDGDDNIWGGLEGNDTIDAGDGNNIVGFGNGDAWVRVGDGDDFVYAVGDGGGDNIVDLGLGTNSFWAVGGNNTITARGSNVIGIGIGNDTVTTGAGNDFIYSVNGGGGTNSLRLGSGANEVWLEGGDYTIVTGRDNDVLGLGTGTDIVNAGDGDNIIYMVNPDLPAGNKTIQTGAGDDYIATGSGDDLLDGGAGNNILLGGIGSDTFVISNGASNYIGDFELGIDQIQLIDVEFEQLSFIQGQGDTALDAFIAVDDVILAQVANLEASQLGTIANFV